From the genome of Virgibacillus proomii, one region includes:
- a CDS encoding formate--tetrahydrofolate ligase, with product MNTDIEIAQKTKLFPIHKIAEELHLSTEDWEPYGHTKAKLSGALLEKLSNKRDGKIILVTSINPTPAGEGKSTVTVGLGQALRKMGKKAVIALREPSLGPVMGLKGGAAGGGYSQVLPMEDINLHFTGDIHAITTTNNALSAFIDNHIHQGNALRIDPRKIVWKRALDMNDRALRQVIIGLGGAKQGMPREDGFHITVASEIMAILCLAMDLKDLKRRLASIVIGYTYNDEPVTVKDLQVEGALTLLLKEAIRPNLVQTTENTPAIVHGGPFANIAHGCNSIIATKTAAKLADYTITEAGFGADLGAEKYFHIKSQAGNINTAAVVIVATVRALKMHGGMLKDDLKTENIAALEAGMENLQKHVETIQAFHVPFVVAINQFPTDTEQETAFIEQWCDDRGYDVALTTVWADGGKGGIALAEKVIKKAEAVSTSYRPLYEMHESLEQKMRKIAQTVYGADDIEITKQAREQLKLYEQQGWGNLPVCMAKTQYSLSDSPTLLGRPTGFTITIRELRPSIGAGFIVALTGDVLTMPGLPKNPAALQMDVGEDGKAKGLF from the coding sequence ATGAATACAGACATAGAAATTGCCCAAAAAACAAAACTATTTCCAATACATAAGATTGCAGAAGAGCTCCATTTATCGACAGAAGATTGGGAGCCATATGGACATACAAAAGCAAAGTTATCTGGTGCATTATTAGAAAAGTTAAGTAATAAGCGAGATGGAAAAATTATCCTTGTGACATCAATTAATCCAACCCCTGCAGGTGAAGGGAAATCTACTGTTACGGTAGGACTAGGACAAGCATTACGTAAAATGGGGAAAAAAGCGGTCATCGCTTTACGTGAGCCTTCTTTAGGTCCAGTTATGGGACTAAAGGGTGGAGCTGCTGGTGGCGGTTATTCGCAAGTTTTACCAATGGAAGATATTAACCTTCACTTCACGGGTGATATTCATGCAATTACTACGACAAATAACGCATTATCGGCATTTATTGATAACCATATTCATCAGGGAAATGCATTACGAATAGATCCTAGAAAGATCGTTTGGAAGCGTGCACTGGATATGAATGATCGCGCATTAAGACAAGTAATCATCGGTCTAGGCGGCGCTAAGCAGGGAATGCCAAGGGAAGATGGTTTCCACATTACGGTAGCTTCAGAAATAATGGCAATTTTATGTTTAGCAATGGATTTAAAAGATTTAAAACGGCGTTTAGCTTCGATTGTAATTGGCTATACCTACAATGACGAACCGGTTACAGTTAAAGATCTACAAGTAGAAGGAGCTCTGACTTTATTATTAAAAGAGGCAATACGGCCTAATTTAGTACAGACAACGGAGAACACACCAGCGATCGTACATGGAGGCCCTTTCGCAAATATTGCCCACGGGTGCAATAGCATTATTGCTACGAAAACAGCTGCCAAGCTTGCTGACTATACGATCACAGAAGCTGGATTCGGAGCAGACTTGGGTGCTGAAAAATACTTTCATATTAAATCACAAGCAGGAAATATAAATACAGCTGCAGTTGTGATTGTTGCTACAGTCCGGGCGTTGAAGATGCACGGTGGAATGTTAAAAGATGATTTAAAAACAGAAAATATAGCAGCTTTAGAAGCAGGGATGGAGAATTTACAAAAGCATGTTGAAACCATTCAAGCATTTCATGTTCCATTTGTTGTAGCTATTAACCAATTCCCGACAGATACAGAACAAGAGACGGCTTTTATTGAACAGTGGTGCGACGATAGAGGATATGATGTAGCACTTACAACCGTATGGGCTGATGGAGGGAAAGGTGGGATAGCTTTAGCAGAAAAAGTGATTAAAAAAGCAGAAGCGGTGTCCACTTCTTATCGACCTTTATACGAGATGCATGAGTCTTTAGAACAAAAAATGAGAAAGATCGCACAAACGGTTTATGGTGCAGATGATATTGAGATTACGAAACAAGCTCGTGAACAGCTAAAGCTTTATGAACAACAAGGGTGGGGGAATTTACCCGTATGCATGGCTAAAACACAATATTCGCTATCTGATAGCCCAACTTTATTAGGGCGCCCAACTGGATTTACTATCACAATTAGGGAATTACGTCCATCTATTGGTGCAGGGTTTATTGTGGCTTTAACAGGAGATGTTTTAACAATGCCCGGATTACCTAAAAATCCTGCTGCTTTACAAATGGATGTAGGAGAGGACGGAAAAGCGAAGGGTTTGTTTTAA
- a CDS encoding cold-shock protein, translating into MENGVVKWFNAEKGYGFIQQEEGNDVFVHYSAIQEEGFKTLEEGQEVTFDIVEGERGPQAANVVKK; encoded by the coding sequence ATGGAAAACGGAGTAGTTAAATGGTTTAACGCTGAAAAAGGTTATGGCTTTATTCAGCAAGAAGAAGGAAACGATGTCTTCGTTCATTACTCAGCAATTCAAGAAGAAGGTTTTAAAACACTGGAAGAAGGTCAAGAAGTTACTTTTGATATCGTTGAAGGTGAACGTGGTCCACAAGCAGCTAATGTCGTTAAAAAATAA
- a CDS encoding SulP family inorganic anion transporter, which produces MFKDERFKSVSANDLKRDIIAGITVGIVAMPLGMAFAIASGVKPEYGLYTTIIAGFLVALFGGSKFQIAGPTGAFIPILLAIVLEHGYENLLIAGFLAGIMLIIMGIFKLGKLIKYIPRSVTIGFTSGIAVIIFSGQIGNFLGLEELEKKQYFHENMIQIAQNISTINWYSILTALIGLVVIIFIPKLFPRVPVLLAALLLPTVIAVLFYPTQVATIGTVFGGIPQSLPGLHFPNITWEKIVVLLQPAFVIAMLGGIESLLSAVVSDGMTGTRHHSNRELIGQGIANIVTPLFGGIPATGAIARTATNIKSGAVSPYSGIFQSIFVLITLLLFAPYASSIPLASMAPILMVVAYNMSEYKSFTHILKLRSSDSLVLVTTFLLTVFVNLTVAVQIGLLLAMVSFIKRMSEVLQVRRVIPDMMKETTNDRNFESLTSVCPQLSFYTIAGPLFFGAADKFESIITRSINKRPTALILKMKHVSTLDATGAANLDSLVTDFNNIGGITIISEANDDVLEMLQISGLYDKIGAENIFKRSEDAVNYGLQLIQVSKCSICAKEKRNTCKAFRESSDLLEVTEGIKYPNR; this is translated from the coding sequence TTGTTCAAAGACGAGCGCTTCAAAAGCGTTTCAGCTAATGATTTAAAACGTGATATTATTGCAGGGATAACGGTTGGAATTGTTGCCATGCCGCTTGGGATGGCATTTGCTATCGCCTCAGGAGTAAAACCGGAATACGGTCTCTACACGACCATTATCGCAGGTTTTTTAGTTGCTCTTTTCGGTGGTTCCAAATTCCAAATTGCTGGTCCAACGGGTGCTTTTATTCCTATCCTGCTTGCGATTGTGTTAGAGCATGGTTATGAAAATTTATTAATTGCTGGATTTTTGGCAGGAATCATGCTCATTATAATGGGCATTTTCAAATTGGGAAAGTTAATTAAATATATTCCGCGATCCGTAACGATTGGCTTTACTTCTGGAATAGCTGTAATTATTTTCAGCGGGCAAATCGGAAACTTTCTTGGTCTGGAAGAGCTTGAAAAAAAACAATATTTTCATGAAAATATGATCCAGATTGCACAGAATATTTCTACGATCAACTGGTATAGTATATTAACTGCTCTGATTGGGTTAGTAGTTATTATTTTTATTCCTAAATTATTCCCAAGAGTACCTGTACTTTTAGCAGCACTTCTTCTGCCAACTGTAATTGCTGTTCTTTTTTATCCAACGCAAGTAGCGACAATAGGTACTGTATTTGGTGGAATTCCCCAATCATTACCAGGCTTACATTTTCCTAATATAACATGGGAAAAAATAGTGGTACTTTTGCAACCAGCCTTTGTAATTGCCATGCTTGGCGGAATCGAATCACTATTATCTGCAGTAGTTTCTGATGGAATGACAGGTACACGACATCATTCCAATCGCGAACTTATCGGTCAAGGAATAGCAAACATAGTAACTCCTTTATTTGGCGGTATACCTGCAACAGGCGCAATTGCTCGAACAGCTACAAATATTAAAAGTGGTGCTGTTAGTCCTTATTCAGGAATCTTTCAAAGTATATTTGTTTTAATTACACTATTACTTTTCGCTCCATATGCATCAAGTATTCCTCTAGCAAGTATGGCTCCTATATTAATGGTTGTTGCCTATAATATGAGTGAATATAAATCTTTTACACATATTCTTAAATTAAGGTCCAGCGACTCTCTCGTTTTAGTAACTACTTTTTTATTAACCGTGTTTGTTAACCTAACTGTGGCTGTTCAAATTGGTTTACTGCTTGCAATGGTTTCGTTTATTAAACGAATGAGTGAAGTTCTTCAAGTAAGAAGAGTAATTCCGGATATGATGAAGGAAACAACAAATGATCGTAATTTTGAATCGCTCACATCCGTTTGTCCACAGCTTTCCTTTTATACTATTGCAGGCCCTTTATTTTTTGGCGCTGCTGATAAGTTTGAATCTATCATCACTCGGTCCATTAACAAACGCCCAACAGCGCTTATCTTGAAAATGAAGCATGTTTCCACATTAGATGCTACAGGTGCAGCAAACTTAGATTCACTGGTAACCGATTTTAATAATATTGGTGGAATTACAATTATATCAGAAGCAAATGATGATGTACTTGAAATGTTACAAATAAGTGGGCTGTATGATAAAATTGGCGCAGAGAACATCTTTAAACGTTCAGAAGATGCAGTCAATTATGGACTGCAGCTGATTCAAGTAAGTAAATGCTCTATTTGCGCAAAAGAGAAACGAAATACATGTAAAGCATTTAGAGAAAGCAGCGATTTATTAGAAGTAACGGAAGGAATAAAATATCCAAATCGTTAA
- a CDS encoding queuosine precursor transporter, which yields MANELIWIILAIVNFTLLLLFYKWFGRTGLYIWIGMATILANIQVLKTVDLIGFTATLGNILYGTAYLATDIINEKYGKAEAKKAVWMGFATLVTMTLLMQGTLAFEPSADDVAHEALATIFNLIPRIAAGSLAAYLISQSFDVWMYDKIRKLFPSDRHLWIRNNGSTGISQLLDTIVFCTIAFYGTYPTNVFMEIFFTTYIIKFIVALVDTPFMYIAKRMKG from the coding sequence TTGGCTAATGAACTTATTTGGATTATACTTGCAATCGTAAACTTCACACTACTACTTCTTTTTTATAAATGGTTTGGTAGAACTGGTCTTTATATATGGATTGGTATGGCAACAATTTTAGCCAATATCCAAGTATTAAAGACAGTTGATCTGATCGGGTTCACGGCAACTCTTGGTAATATTTTATATGGTACGGCTTATTTAGCGACTGATATTATTAACGAAAAATATGGTAAAGCAGAAGCAAAAAAAGCTGTTTGGATGGGGTTTGCAACCTTAGTAACAATGACGTTATTAATGCAGGGTACACTGGCATTTGAGCCTAGTGCAGATGATGTTGCCCATGAAGCACTGGCAACGATATTTAATTTAATTCCTCGCATTGCTGCCGGTAGTCTTGCTGCTTATTTAATCAGTCAATCTTTTGATGTCTGGATGTATGATAAAATAAGAAAATTATTTCCGTCTGATCGACATTTGTGGATCAGAAATAACGGCAGTACTGGCATAAGTCAATTATTGGATACGATTGTGTTTTGTACGATTGCCTTTTACGGAACTTATCCGACTAATGTTTTTATGGAAATCTTTTTTACTACGTATATCATTAAATTTATTGTAGCGTTAGTCGACACACCATTTATGTATATAGCTAAAAGGATGAAAGGATAA
- a CDS encoding cytochrome c oxidase subunit 2A encodes MSTMNKKKKSEQQHKEPNLKGTLISVFLLGLFIIVAWFSVFYIFIDR; translated from the coding sequence ATGAGTACGATGAACAAAAAGAAAAAGTCTGAGCAACAGCATAAAGAGCCCAATTTAAAAGGTACGCTAATCTCGGTATTCCTACTAGGTCTATTTATTATCGTCGCATGGTTCAGCGTATTTTATATTTTTATTGATCGGTAA
- a CDS encoding cytochrome c oxidase subunit II, with amino-acid sequence MHFHKYEKIWLVFGVGSLALFLTILGFGAFWKGTHPQSHGATIDPKNIEAHEAFKQENLGLTKVEDNKYIVNMVASAFNYDFGLDNEGNPVRKITIPKGSTVLFQITTKDVIHGFNITGTNVNMMVEPGYISQMETVLKEPGEYTVVCNEYCGVGHHLMFATVEVVE; translated from the coding sequence ATGCATTTTCATAAATATGAGAAAATCTGGCTTGTATTTGGAGTTGGTTCATTAGCACTTTTTTTAACTATTCTAGGATTTGGGGCATTTTGGAAAGGAACACATCCACAGAGCCACGGGGCGACCATTGATCCAAAAAATATTGAAGCACATGAAGCGTTTAAACAAGAAAATCTCGGCTTAACCAAAGTAGAAGATAATAAGTATATCGTTAATATGGTTGCTTCTGCATTTAATTATGATTTTGGATTAGACAATGAAGGAAATCCAGTCAGAAAAATAACAATTCCTAAAGGCTCTACGGTATTGTTTCAAATAACGACGAAGGATGTTATCCATGGTTTTAATATTACTGGTACCAATGTCAATATGATGGTTGAGCCAGGGTATATAAGCCAAATGGAAACAGTTCTAAAAGAGCCTGGTGAATATACCGTTGTATGTAATGAATACTGTGGTGTTGGTCATCATTTAATGTTTGCTACTGTGGAGGTGGTTGAATAA
- a CDS encoding b(o/a)3-type cytochrome-c oxidase subunit 1 yields the protein MSFMYVTFISLLIGGLMGFLQTLVRSGTITLPWGIDYYQVLTVHGVILALVLTTFFIIGFQFSLMGKTVGISQKQRQVAWISFWIMLIGTIITATMILLGKASVLYTFYAPLKAHPLFYIGLALVIVGTWFAGMVNFRQLYVWKKAHPGQKSPLLAFMVTINMIMWIIASLGVATSVLVQFIPWSLGYAETINVLVSRTLFWYFGHPLVYFWLLPAYMAWYAIIPKIIGGKIFSDSLARLSFILFLFFSIPVGFHHQLTEPGIDPVWKFIQVVLTFMVVVPTLMTAFSLFATFEITGRKKGHKGLFGWFKHLPWKDVRFLAPMLGMLALIPGGAGGIINASHQMNAVVHNTMWVTGHFHLTVATTVILTFFGVAYWLIPHLTGRKLTKSINKLGIIQSIIWVVGMAIMSTSMHIQGLLGGPRRSSYSEYGGTEQASEWIGYQIAQAIGGTILFIGVILMVYIFIKLTFFAPKGVEEFPVGEEEPDAQPTPKFMENWKLWICITVALILFAYTVPFIDIIQNSPPGSPPFDWPVGS from the coding sequence ATGTCCTTTATGTATGTTACATTTATTTCTTTACTAATCGGCGGATTGATGGGATTTTTACAAACACTTGTTCGTTCTGGTACGATCACATTACCCTGGGGAATTGATTACTACCAAGTTTTAACTGTTCACGGAGTTATATTAGCACTCGTTTTAACTACATTTTTTATCATTGGATTTCAATTTTCTCTAATGGGAAAAACAGTGGGAATATCTCAAAAGCAAAGACAAGTAGCATGGATTAGCTTTTGGATAATGCTAATTGGTACTATCATAACAGCCACAATGATTTTATTAGGAAAGGCAAGTGTTCTATATACTTTTTACGCACCATTGAAAGCACATCCTTTATTTTATATCGGCTTGGCCCTAGTAATTGTTGGTACTTGGTTTGCAGGAATGGTTAATTTTCGTCAGCTCTATGTATGGAAAAAAGCACATCCCGGACAGAAGTCGCCACTTTTAGCTTTTATGGTTACGATTAATATGATTATGTGGATTATTGCCTCACTTGGTGTAGCAACTTCGGTTCTTGTGCAATTTATCCCGTGGTCACTAGGGTATGCCGAAACAATTAACGTATTAGTAAGCAGGACATTGTTTTGGTACTTTGGCCATCCGCTTGTTTATTTTTGGTTATTGCCAGCTTATATGGCATGGTATGCAATTATTCCCAAAATTATTGGTGGGAAAATTTTTAGCGATTCATTAGCTAGACTATCGTTTATTTTATTTTTGTTCTTCTCCATTCCCGTTGGTTTCCATCACCAGCTTACGGAGCCGGGAATTGATCCGGTTTGGAAATTCATCCAAGTTGTACTCACCTTTATGGTAGTGGTACCAACCTTAATGACCGCATTTTCTTTATTTGCAACATTTGAGATCACTGGCCGTAAGAAAGGTCACAAAGGACTATTTGGCTGGTTTAAACATTTGCCATGGAAGGATGTACGGTTCTTAGCTCCTATGCTCGGTATGCTTGCGCTTATCCCTGGAGGTGCCGGAGGAATTATTAATGCTTCACATCAAATGAACGCTGTTGTTCATAATACGATGTGGGTTACCGGGCATTTTCATCTGACGGTTGCTACAACTGTTATTTTAACTTTCTTTGGGGTTGCCTATTGGTTAATTCCACATTTGACCGGCAGAAAACTAACCAAATCCATCAATAAATTAGGAATTATTCAATCCATTATTTGGGTTGTAGGAATGGCAATTATGTCAACTTCTATGCATATTCAAGGTTTGCTTGGTGGTCCTAGACGTTCCTCCTATTCGGAATATGGAGGAACAGAACAGGCTTCTGAATGGATTGGTTATCAAATTGCTCAAGCTATTGGTGGTACGATTCTATTTATTGGCGTTATTTTGATGGTGTATATTTTTATCAAATTAACCTTTTTTGCTCCAAAAGGAGTGGAAGAATTTCCAGTTGGTGAGGAAGAACCAGACGCTCAGCCAACACCAAAATTTATGGAAAACTGGAAGCTCTGGATCTGTATCACGGTTGCTCTTATTTTATTTGCTTACACCGTACCGTTTATCGATATTATTCAAAACTCTCCACCTGGGTCTCCTCCTTTTGATTGGCCTGTTGGAAGTTAA
- a CDS encoding sodium/proline symporter, whose amino-acid sequence MNFMGSTIIFIEIIVYILLMLLVGVYFSRKNLNHADYFLGGNKLPGWALAFSERATGESAYMFLGAIGFIYVSGLSGIWILSGMFLGIIFSWLVLAKIFMKETKKYGVYTLTDYIAVRFPKHSNVIRWLSSTIIVFFFTCYLAAQFSGVGKTLYSFSGLNITVGSVIIAVIIIAYSCMGGFMSVVWTDTIQSFLMLVSFIIVPISGFIEIRQNDLSISTALSSMGNGADNWFGGLTGVALGAMLFTNLSWFFGWLGGQPQLSSRFMALRDKKELRTGQKVAIVWTLIVYVGAFLSAIFAAVLYKQGEIADSEMVLPYMVYDLLPHWVAGIIISGILAAIMSTASSQLLVITASVSEDIIHKAMGITIKSTTLVKISRFVVIVSGVVGIAISLASGSIIYNIVSFAWTGVGNTFSAVILLTFFWKKTSGAGIIATIIIGFISSILWSISPLEAIISAKAATFFICLIGGIIISLCYPENSP is encoded by the coding sequence ATGAATTTTATGGGCTCAACCATTATTTTTATTGAAATTATCGTGTACATACTTTTAATGCTATTAGTAGGTGTTTATTTTAGTAGAAAAAATTTAAATCATGCAGATTATTTTTTAGGTGGTAATAAGCTTCCTGGCTGGGCCCTTGCCTTTTCTGAAAGAGCAACCGGTGAATCGGCTTATATGTTCCTTGGAGCAATAGGTTTTATTTATGTATCAGGTTTATCAGGAATTTGGATTTTATCTGGAATGTTTCTTGGAATAATTTTTTCGTGGCTAGTATTGGCGAAAATATTTATGAAAGAAACGAAAAAATATGGTGTGTATACATTAACAGACTATATTGCAGTAAGATTTCCCAAACATAGTAATGTGATTCGCTGGTTATCATCGACCATTATAGTTTTCTTTTTTACATGTTATCTCGCAGCCCAATTTTCAGGAGTAGGTAAAACTCTATACTCTTTTTCGGGGTTAAATATTACAGTGGGATCGGTTATTATTGCAGTTATTATCATTGCTTATTCTTGTATGGGAGGATTTATGTCAGTTGTATGGACTGATACTATTCAAAGTTTCTTGATGCTGGTTTCGTTTATTATCGTACCAATTTCCGGGTTTATTGAAATACGACAAAATGACTTATCCATTTCCACTGCATTGAGTTCAATGGGAAATGGCGCTGATAATTGGTTTGGCGGATTAACTGGAGTAGCCCTGGGTGCCATGCTGTTCACAAATCTGTCTTGGTTCTTTGGATGGCTTGGCGGACAGCCACAGCTAAGTTCCAGATTTATGGCTTTACGAGATAAAAAAGAGCTTAGAACAGGCCAAAAAGTTGCGATTGTTTGGACTTTAATTGTTTATGTAGGCGCATTTTTATCAGCTATTTTTGCCGCTGTTTTGTATAAACAAGGAGAAATTGCAGATTCAGAAATGGTATTACCTTATATGGTTTACGATTTATTGCCACACTGGGTTGCAGGTATTATCATATCAGGTATTTTGGCTGCCATTATGTCGACTGCATCTTCTCAATTACTTGTGATTACAGCATCAGTAAGTGAAGATATTATTCATAAAGCAATGGGAATCACTATTAAGAGTACAACTTTAGTAAAAATATCACGCTTTGTCGTTATAGTAAGTGGTGTAGTGGGTATTGCTATTTCATTAGCATCTGGTTCGATTATTTATAATATAGTAAGTTTTGCATGGACGGGAGTGGGTAACACATTCTCTGCGGTCATCCTATTAACTTTCTTTTGGAAGAAGACGTCTGGGGCAGGTATAATCGCTACGATTATTATTGGATTTATCAGCTCTATACTATGGTCGATCTCCCCGTTAGAAGCAATTATATCTGCCAAAGCTGCAACATTTTTTATCTGTCTCATTGGAGGTATTATTATAAGCTTGTGTTACCCTGAAAACAGTCCATAA
- a CDS encoding L-2-amino-thiazoline-4-carboxylic acid hydrolase — protein sequence MFAKLFAQITKVIVDTYGDDGEETVQEGIWEFGENRGYGIAQRARVNGQDNTIENYLPNYDMGRSELFTIEENYTTGEIEQTFKVCPLGQQWADDNMHKYGLVYCTIIDDAIAHGYNNKFNVVHDELLLKHGQCHFRFQLKDEEKEND from the coding sequence TTGTTCGCAAAGCTATTTGCACAAATTACAAAGGTAATTGTTGATACGTATGGTGACGATGGTGAAGAAACAGTCCAAGAAGGAATTTGGGAATTTGGTGAAAATCGTGGTTATGGGATAGCGCAAAGGGCAAGAGTAAATGGGCAAGATAATACAATTGAAAACTACTTGCCTAACTATGATATGGGACGTAGTGAGCTATTCACAATTGAAGAGAATTATACCACTGGAGAGATCGAGCAGACTTTCAAGGTATGTCCGCTAGGTCAGCAATGGGCCGATGACAATATGCATAAATACGGACTGGTTTATTGTACGATAATTGATGATGCAATCGCCCACGGATATAACAATAAATTTAATGTCGTACATGATGAATTACTTCTCAAACACGGACAGTGCCATTTTCGTTTTCAACTAAAGGATGAAGAAAAAGAAAATGATTAA
- a CDS encoding LysR family transcriptional regulator: MTLVRYDIFRTVVETGSLSKAADVVGLTQSAVSHAISGLESDFGFTLCSRGRSGIQLTSNGEKMLQYMREILKWNERMMQEISKIHGLEVGVVRIGTLPSVSIQWLPKIIKEFNLYFPDIEIKLFEGDYDKIDSWIADGTIDFGFLSLPVSKAYEVLPLKQDRLLCILPEEHPLANQKIIDLKQLDNESFIMPKSSIDKDVRKILKQHKIKPSIKYEISEDQAIISMVQNGLGISILPEMILYRLPGNLLTIPLKENYCRTIGIASISLQHMSPGAKTLINFIQDWLK; encoded by the coding sequence ATGACTTTAGTCAGATATGATATTTTTAGAACAGTAGTAGAAACAGGAAGTTTATCCAAAGCAGCAGATGTTGTTGGATTAACACAATCAGCTGTCAGTCATGCGATCTCTGGTCTTGAGTCTGACTTTGGATTCACTTTGTGTTCCAGAGGTCGTTCCGGCATTCAACTGACGAGTAACGGAGAAAAAATGTTACAATACATGAGGGAAATACTAAAATGGAATGAACGAATGATGCAAGAAATTTCAAAAATACACGGACTGGAAGTTGGTGTTGTACGAATTGGTACACTCCCAAGTGTATCTATTCAATGGTTACCCAAGATTATTAAAGAGTTTAATCTATATTTTCCCGATATCGAAATTAAACTTTTTGAAGGCGATTACGATAAAATCGACAGCTGGATAGCAGACGGAACGATTGATTTTGGTTTTTTGTCATTACCAGTATCCAAAGCATATGAAGTGCTTCCCCTAAAACAAGATCGGCTTCTATGCATACTACCGGAGGAGCATCCTCTGGCAAATCAAAAAATCATTGATTTAAAACAACTGGATAATGAATCTTTTATTATGCCAAAATCGAGTATTGATAAAGATGTACGAAAAATTTTAAAACAACATAAAATTAAGCCAAGCATCAAATATGAAATTTCAGAGGACCAGGCGATTATTTCCATGGTACAAAATGGACTGGGAATCAGTATCCTTCCCGAGATGATTCTTTATCGTCTTCCTGGTAATCTTCTAACAATTCCGTTGAAAGAAAATTATTGTCGCACAATTGGCATTGCCAGTATATCCTTACAACACATGTCACCTGGTGCAAAAACATTAATCAACTTTATCCAAGATTGGTTAAAATAA
- a CDS encoding carbon-nitrogen hydrolase family protein: protein MSKQYPKFKAAAVQAAPVYLNLDATVEKSCKLIDEAGANGAKLVGFPEAFLPGYPWFAFIGHPEYTRKWYRVLYKNAVEIPSLAVQKISEAAKRNKTYVCISCSEKDGGSLYLAQLWFNPEGDLIGKHRKMRASVAERLCWGDGNGSLMPVFETEIGNLGGCMCWEHQVPLNLLAMNSQNEQVHVASWPGYFDDEISSRYYAISTQTFVLMSSSIYSEEMKNMICETKEQRDYFDTFKSGHTCIYGPDGEPISEMIEAETEGIAYADIDVEKIIDFKYYIDPAGHYSNQSLSMNFNQSPNPVVRKFGENKNKVITYDELNLSIGNEEVSIE, encoded by the coding sequence ATGTCAAAACAATATCCAAAGTTTAAAGCAGCAGCAGTTCAAGCTGCACCAGTATACTTGAATTTAGATGCAACAGTTGAAAAGTCTTGTAAGTTAATTGATGAAGCAGGAGCAAATGGAGCAAAATTAGTAGGATTTCCGGAGGCTTTCCTACCAGGATACCCTTGGTTTGCTTTTATTGGACATCCGGAATATACAAGAAAATGGTATCGCGTATTATATAAAAATGCAGTAGAAATTCCTAGTTTAGCAGTTCAAAAAATAAGTGAAGCAGCAAAAAGAAATAAAACCTATGTTTGTATTTCCTGCAGCGAGAAAGATGGAGGATCATTATATCTAGCACAATTATGGTTTAATCCAGAAGGAGATTTAATTGGAAAACATAGAAAAATGAGGGCTTCTGTTGCTGAAAGACTCTGCTGGGGGGATGGAAACGGAAGCTTAATGCCTGTATTTGAAACAGAAATTGGAAATTTGGGAGGATGCATGTGTTGGGAGCATCAGGTACCTTTAAATCTTCTTGCTATGAATTCTCAAAATGAACAAGTACATGTAGCATCTTGGCCTGGATATTTCGATGATGAAATTTCAAGTAGATATTATGCAATTTCTACCCAAACTTTTGTGTTAATGTCTTCGTCAATTTATTCAGAAGAAATGAAAAATATGATTTGTGAAACGAAAGAGCAAAGAGATTACTTCGATACGTTTAAAAGTGGCCATACTTGTATTTATGGTCCAGATGGAGAACCAATTAGTGAAATGATTGAAGCAGAAACAGAAGGTATTGCATATGCAGATATAGATGTAGAAAAAATTATTGACTTTAAATATTATATTGATCCAGCCGGACACTACTCTAATCAAAGTCTTAGTATGAATTTCAACCAAAGTCCAAATCCAGTTGTTAGAAAGTTCGGAGAAAACAAAAATAAAGTTATAACCTATGATGAACTTAATTTATCAATAGGTAATGAAGAAGTAAGTATTGAATAA